The Pleurodeles waltl isolate 20211129_DDA chromosome 7, aPleWal1.hap1.20221129, whole genome shotgun sequence genome includes a region encoding these proteins:
- the LOC138304437 gene encoding alpha-2Db adrenergic receptor-like, whose protein sequence is MRATDCADHGIEMEEVTLVALDLLNASHNGSLEEPWSPPYSPVEATLILFAGVTIIISDLFGNVLVVVAVRTSRALRAPQNLFLVSLASADLMVGTVIIPFSLANEVMGYWHFGSVWCSLYLALDVLLCTSSIVHLCAISLDRYWSVTNAITYNLQRTPRRIKITIAVVWLISATIALPPLFMTKHELWQCPLNDETWYVLASCTVSFFAPCLIMLLVYCRIYRVAKQRTTALYPVRNGSLAAKPSPSEGSVGADDNYDPENASSQSSGYPQPEVEPENEDLEENSTSSSTPKGKVPRLTQNRRVEESPALDSKGKKRLSWPVSRRQQQRRDRSISLSKVRLAQMREKRFTFVLAMVIGGFVICWFPFFFTYSLESVCREACAIPQALFNFFFWIGYCNSCLNPVLYTVFNQDFRKAFKRILRRTSRRVLGRGLR, encoded by the coding sequence ATGAGGGCCACAGACTGTGCTGACCATGGTATTGAGATGGAGGAGGTCACTCTGGTCGCTCTGGACCTCCTCAATGCTTCCCACAACGGCAGCCTCGAAGAGCCCTGGAGCCCTCCATATAGCCCTGTGGAGGCCACCCTCATCTTGTTCGCAGGGGTCACCATCATCATCTCCGACCTCTTTGGTAACGTGCTGGTGGTCGTGGCTGTGCGCACAAGCCGGGCCCTGCGAGCACCACAGAACCTCTTCCTGGTGTCCCTTGCCTCGGCGGACCTGATGGTGGGCACCGTGATCATTCCCTTCTCACTGGCCAATGAGGTGATGGGCTACTGGCACTTTGGCAGCGTGTGGTGCAGTCTTTACCTGGCGCTGGATGTCCTGCTCTGCACCTCCTCCATCGTGCACCTCTGCGCCATCAGCCTGGACCGCTACTGGTCGGTGACCAATGCCATCACCTACAACCTCCAAAGGACGCCCAGGAGGATCAAGATCACTATCGCCGTGGTGTGGCTCATTTCGGCCACCATCGCCCTGCCCCCGCTCTTCATGACCAAGCACGAGCTCTGGCAGTGCCCCCTGAACGACGAAACGTGGTACGTGCTGGCGTCCTGCACCGTGTCCTTCTTCGCGCCCTGCCTCATCATGCTCCTGGTCTATTGCCGCATCTACCGTGTGGCCAAGCAGAGGACCACCGCGCTCTATCCTGTCAGAAACGGGTCCTTGGCAGCGAAGCCCTCCCCGTCCGAGGGCTCCGTCGGTGCGGACGACAATTACGACCCGGAGAACGCCAGCAGCCAGAGCTCAGGGTACCCCCAGCCCGAAGTGGAGCCAGAGAACGAGGACTTGGAGGAAAACAGCACCTCGTCCTCGACACCCAAGGGAAAGGTTCCCCGGCTGACCCAAAACAGGAGAGTGGAGGAGTCACCGGCCCTGGACTCTAAGGGCAAGAAAAGGCTGTCGTGGCCCGTTAGCCGACGCCAGCAGCAGAGGCGAGACCGCTCCATTTCCTTGTCCAAGGTCCGCCTGGCTCAGATGCGGGAAAAGAGGTTCACCTTCGTCCTGGCCATGGTGATCGGAGGCTTTGTGATCTGCTGGTTCCCCTTCTTCTTCACTTACAGCCTGGAGTCGGTGTGCCGCGAGGCCTGCGCCATCCCCCAGGcgctcttcaacttcttcttctggATAGGCTACTGCAACAGCTGCCTCAACCCAGTCCTGTACACCGTCTTCAACCAGGACTTCCGCAAGGCCTTCAAGAGGATCCTGCGTCGAACCAGCAGAAGGGTCCTGGGTAGAGGGCTGCGGTGA